The DNA region GGGAGGGCGCCGGGACGTAGGCGGTGGCGAGCCAGGGCACCGCGGCGCGCGGGTCGGCGTCGACCACGGCGGCGGTGTAGAAGCCGGAGACCGCGCGGGCGGCCTCCACCTCGCGGGTGAAGCGGACCCGGAAGAGCTGGTCCTCGGCGAGTTCGGCGCGCACCGTCTTGATCGCCACGCGGCGGCCGGAGGCCGAGCGGGCGAGATAGACCAGCCCCATGCCGCCGGCGCCGAGCCGCCCCAGCACCTCGAAAGGGCCGATCCGTCTCGGGTCGTGCTGCGTCAGCTGCTCCACCACTGCCCTGTCACCTCCCCGTGCCCGCGCGGTCCGCGGCCGTTCCCCGTGCGGTCCGGCCCCGTGCGGCCCGTCGTCGGCTCCCGCGCCAGGGTACGGGCCTGATTCTTCCTGGGAAGGGCCCCGGTTGCGAACCCGGGGCCGCCGCGACACGCCCGCGGACCGAACTCGTTATCATCCGCGCGGTCGTCCGCGGGCGCCGTCCCCGCCGCCCGCGAGTCCCGCGGCGCGAGGCCGCGCGGCTGTCACGCCGCGCCGCTCGTGCGCAGGACGTCGATGACCGCGAAGGCCGCGCCCTGGTCGTCGGTGACGACCGCGGTGCGGCCGAACGGCGAGTCGTGCGGCTCGTGGAAGACCGTCCCGCCGAGCCTGCGCACGGTGTCGGCGGCCGTGTCGCAGTCCGCGACGACGAAGTACGTCTGGTACGCGGACGGCGCGTCGGGCGGCAGGTCGCCGCCGCGCCGCATCCGGCCGGCCACCGGGTCCTCCGGGGCCTCGGGCAGCGACCAGACCTTGTAGTCGAAGCCGACGCCGTCGCCGATCTGGCGCGTCCGGTAGCCGAACACCGCCTCGTAGAAGGGGTCGACGGCGGCGGCGTCCAGGGTGTGGTTCTCGGTCCAGCAGTACGCGCCGGGCTCGCCGACCACGTCGAAGCCGGGGCGGGCGCCGGGCTGCCAGAGGGAGAACGCCGAGCCGCCGGGGTCGAGCGCGCCGACCATCACGCCGGCGGCCCCCACCGGGTCCGGGCCGAAGAGGATGTGGCCGCCGGCGTCGGTGATCCGCACGGCGGTCCTGGCGGCGTCCGCGGTCGCGAAGTACACGCCCCAGGCGGTGGGCATCGCGGGATCGGCCTTGGGCATGAGCGCGGCGGCGGCCCTCCCGTCGCGGCGGGCGATCGTGTAGTTGCCGGCGCTCTCGCCCTGGTCCTCGAAGGTCCAGCCGAACAGCTCCCCGTAGAAGCGCGCAGGCCGCGAGATCGGGCAGCATCACGTCGGCCCAGCAGGGCGCGCCCTCGCCGAAAGCGGTCATGATCGGGTCCTCTCTGTGCTCTTCTCCCGCGTACCGCCCACCGTAGCGAGTGATCTGCGTCACCACACCGACGTTAATCGAACATATGGTCAATTCTTTTCGGCCGCCTCCGACGACCCCTCCAAACCGCCGCAAACCCCTCGTTCGACGCAATCCGAGCGGCCTCGACGGGACCCGAGGGACGTCTGAGAAACCGTGGCTGAGCTGCCGGTTCGTCAAGTGGAGTCGGGCATTCCCCGTTTGCACGCGGCCAGATCGCGCGCTGATCACGCGTCGGTAAACTGACGGCATGACAGGACAAGTTCGCACCGTTGACGGCCGCGTGGCGGGCCGCCGCGGACAGGCGACGCGGCAGAAGCTGCTCGACTGCCTCGGCGAGATGCTCAGCACGTCGCCGTACCGCGACGTCAAGGTGATCGACGTCGCCCGGATGGCGGGCACCTCCCCCGCGACCTTCTACCAGTACTTCCCCGACGTCGAAGGCGCCGTGCTGGAGCTCGCCGACGAGATGGCCAAGGAGGGCGCGGGGCTGACCTCCCTCGTCGCCGGCCGCACCTGGACCGGCCGGGCGGGCGCGCAGGCCGCCGAGGAGCTGGTCGACGGCTTCCTCTCCTTCTGGCGCAGGAACGACGCGATCCTCCGGGTGATCGACCTCGGCGCGGCCGAGGGCGACAAGCGGTTCCACCGCATCCGGATGAAGATCCTCAACGCGGTGACCGGCTCCCTCACCGAGTCCATCCGGGAGCTGCAGGAGAAGGGGCGCGTGGACAAGGAGGTCAGCGCGCCGGCCGTGGCCGGCTCGCTGGTCGCCATGCTGGCGGCCGTCGCGGCCCACCAGAAAGGTTTCAGCGGCACCGGCGTCAAGCAGGCCGACCTGAAGCCGAACCTCGCGCTGCTGGTGCACCTAGGGGTGACCGGCAAGAAACCGCCGAAGTAGGCAGCGGTTCCAGCCCGCCGCCGGCCGCCCGCCGGGCATCCGCCCGGACCCGGCCGCCCCGGGGGCTCCGGCCGCCCGCCGCTCCAGCCGTCCTGCCATACGACGCCACGTCGTCCTTCCGGCGCGGGCGCCCGCACGTGACCTCGGGGAAGTCCGCGCGGCGCCCGCGCCGTACGCGTGTCCGGCGACGCCGCCCGTACGCCCGCCGACGCCCGGTCGCCGCCCGGTCGCCGCCCGGGCGGCGACCCGCGCCGCCGCGCCCGGCATGATGGCGTCCATGACCAGCAGCCCGACGCCCGGCGGACCGCGGCGCAGCGCCCTGTCCCGGTTCCTGTCCCCCGGCGCCGACTCCTCCACCCCGCAGCTGCGCGCCTACGCGGCCGTGTGGGGCCTGTTGCTGCCGCTGTGGGTGAGCGCGCAGTGGTGGACGCATCCGGACACGCTGCGGCGGGTACTGTACGTGCTGCTGTCCGTCGTCTCCCTGACGCAGTCGCTCAGCGCCCTCGCGCTGCTGCGCAAGCGCCGCTGAGGGTACGGCCGGGGGCCGCCGAGCGCACGGGCGGGGGCCGCCGAGCGTACGGCCGAGGCCGTGACGGGCCGGGCGCGCGGCGGGCGGCAGGCGCCACCCGCACGCTGGGCGGGCGGCGCCGTCCCCGCGGCGGGCGACGGCGCCGCCCGCGAGCCGTCCCGTGTGCCGAGGCGCGCACGTGTCCGGTCCGCGCCCCCGGGGGTTACCGCGCGATACCACGACGCTTACCGTCTTCTTGGCATTTCATCGTCACGACACTTCAGGTCCCGGGAGTCCCCACCATGGCCGAACCCTCCACCGCCGCACCGGACGTGCCCGCCAGCACCGCGACGCCGGACGCGCTCGTCATCGGCGCGGGCCCGGGCGGGCTGGCCGCGGCGGCGGAGCTGCGCCGGCGGGGGCTGCGCCCGCTGGTGCTGGAGCGCGCCGAACGCCTGGGCGCCTCCTGGCGCGGCCACTACGACCGCCTGCACCTGCACACCACCCGCCGGCTGTCCGCGCTGCCGGGGCTGC from Actinacidiphila sp. DG2A-62 includes:
- a CDS encoding TetR/AcrR family transcriptional regulator gives rise to the protein MTGQVRTVDGRVAGRRGQATRQKLLDCLGEMLSTSPYRDVKVIDVARMAGTSPATFYQYFPDVEGAVLELADEMAKEGAGLTSLVAGRTWTGRAGAQAAEELVDGFLSFWRRNDAILRVIDLGAAEGDKRFHRIRMKILNAVTGSLTESIRELQEKGRVDKEVSAPAVAGSLVAMLAAVAAHQKGFSGTGVKQADLKPNLALLVHLGVTGKKPPK
- a CDS encoding VOC family protein, which codes for MSRPARFYGELFGWTFEDQGESAGNYTIARRDGRAAAALMPKADPAMPTAWGVYFATADAARTAVRITDAGGHILFGPDPVGAAGVMVGALDPGGSAFSLWQPGARPGFDVVGEPGAYCWTENHTLDAAAVDPFYEAVFGYRTRQIGDGVGFDYKVWSLPEAPEDPVAGRMRRGGDLPPDAPSAYQTYFVVADCDTAADTVRRLGGTVFHEPHDSPFGRTAVVTDDQGAAFAVIDVLRTSGAA